Proteins encoded by one window of Monoglobus pectinilyticus:
- a CDS encoding substrate-binding domain-containing protein — MKKKIKASRAVCLIIACLFMFASVVSLSSCFGGRNETKKKTFGITYMTMNDPFYVSMSNGIKPKIEELGGELIELDAKFDQNKQNSDIEDLIQQQVDLIFVVPVDSKGIKPALESCKAAGIPVVDVDTMVDDPDLVVTQVASDCIKLGKLCGEAMAKALNGSGNIIVITTDVIRPARDRSTGFKEVMKNYPGINIVQYQDAQTCSTEDALGLMENMLQAHPDINGAFGTNDAIGLGIYAAAKSANKIGDVKIVSVDGSERVCELIKNNEYLGSAAQFPEKMGVKAAEVGFGVLNGEEYPKEILLDVDFVDLSNVDEFLK; from the coding sequence AAAGAAAATTAAAGCAAGCCGTGCTGTGTGTCTTATCATCGCTTGTTTGTTTATGTTTGCAAGCGTTGTTTCACTGAGTTCCTGCTTTGGCGGCAGGAATGAGACAAAAAAGAAAACTTTTGGGATTACATATATGACGATGAACGATCCTTTCTATGTATCAATGAGTAATGGAATTAAGCCAAAGATTGAAGAACTGGGCGGAGAACTAATAGAACTGGATGCAAAATTTGATCAGAACAAACAAAATTCAGATATTGAGGATTTAATTCAGCAGCAAGTGGATCTTATTTTTGTTGTTCCTGTTGATTCAAAAGGGATTAAACCGGCTTTGGAATCGTGTAAAGCGGCAGGTATTCCTGTGGTGGATGTGGATACTATGGTCGATGACCCTGATCTTGTAGTTACCCAGGTAGCTTCTGATTGTATTAAGTTAGGAAAACTTTGCGGAGAGGCGATGGCAAAAGCTTTAAACGGTTCAGGAAATATAATTGTTATTACAACGGATGTGATTCGTCCGGCCCGTGACAGATCTACCGGATTTAAAGAGGTTATGAAAAATTATCCCGGTATCAATATTGTACAATATCAGGATGCGCAAACTTGCAGCACGGAGGATGCACTTGGATTGATGGAAAATATGCTGCAGGCACATCCTGATATAAACGGCGCCTTTGGAACAAATGATGCTATTGGTCTTGGAATATATGCGGCTGCAAAAAGTGCAAATAAGATTGGAGATGTGAAAATCGTTTCAGTTGATGGATCGGAGCGTGTTTGTGAACTGATTAAAAACAATGAGTATCTTGGAAGCGCCGCACAGTTCCCTGAAAAAATGGGAGTGAAGGCAGCTGAGGTAGGCTTTGGCGTTCTTAACGGAGAAGAATACCCTAAGGAGATATTATTGGATGTGGATTTTGTAGATTTATCTAATGTGGATGAGTTTTTAAAGTAG
- a CDS encoding sugar ABC transporter ATP-binding protein produces the protein MRLKKTVLEAEGVNLSFSGVKILHDIHFDLAEGEVHCLLGENGAGKSSFIKILGGIYHADSGKITIDNKEVMIRDVTDSKKLGISIIHQELCLADNLSVAQNVYLGREPVYSGIHIMNDEKMNRDTAELFKRLKIEHIKPQTLISELKTSSRQMVEIAKALSMEARIIIMDEPTSSLTDNEVENLFEFISELKGKGISIIYISHRLEEIFEIGDRVTVFRDGGYITTKDVKSTERDELITLMAGRPVSEFYKADKHNISKEVVLEVKGFSRKNAFQDISFQLHKGEILGLSGLVGAGRTELVRAIFGIDRISCGELFLYGKKTEIKNPSQAIAEGIALVPEDRKEQGLILINTVRFNMTLTILKQYIKRFKINKKVERQIINRLINDLAIKYSGEDTICVNMSGGNQQKVVLGKWLATNPRILILDEPTRGIDVATKAELYRMIQSLADEGIAILMISSELPEIVNLCTRVLVMYEGRITADIKEKEQINQINIMHYAVGGVK, from the coding sequence ATGCGCTTAAAAAAAACAGTTTTAGAAGCGGAAGGAGTTAATTTATCCTTTTCAGGTGTTAAGATATTGCATGATATCCATTTTGATCTAGCAGAGGGAGAAGTACATTGTCTTTTGGGTGAAAATGGAGCTGGAAAATCTTCTTTTATAAAAATTTTGGGCGGTATCTATCATGCGGATAGTGGAAAAATTACAATTGATAATAAAGAGGTTATGATTCGCGATGTTACGGATTCTAAGAAATTGGGAATTAGTATTATACATCAGGAATTGTGTTTAGCGGATAATTTAAGTGTTGCCCAAAATGTTTACTTGGGAAGAGAACCGGTTTATTCCGGCATACATATAATGAATGATGAGAAAATGAACCGTGATACCGCCGAGCTTTTTAAACGGCTGAAAATCGAGCATATCAAGCCTCAGACATTGATTTCTGAGTTAAAAACATCAAGCCGGCAGATGGTTGAAATTGCAAAGGCACTTTCAATGGAAGCGCGTATTATCATTATGGATGAACCGACATCTTCTTTAACTGACAATGAAGTTGAAAATTTATTTGAGTTTATTAGTGAACTAAAAGGAAAAGGAATATCTATTATCTATATCTCACACAGATTGGAGGAAATATTTGAAATCGGAGACCGAGTAACAGTTTTTAGAGACGGAGGATATATCACTACAAAAGATGTGAAAAGTACTGAAAGGGATGAACTTATTACATTAATGGCAGGGCGTCCGGTTTCTGAATTCTATAAAGCAGATAAACATAATATTTCAAAAGAAGTGGTGCTGGAGGTAAAGGGATTCAGCAGAAAAAACGCATTTCAAGATATTAGCTTTCAGCTGCATAAGGGAGAAATTTTAGGACTGTCAGGATTAGTGGGTGCAGGCCGTACGGAGCTTGTGAGGGCAATTTTTGGTATTGACCGTATCAGCTGCGGAGAGCTTTTTCTTTATGGTAAAAAAACAGAGATAAAAAATCCATCTCAGGCAATTGCTGAAGGGATTGCGTTGGTTCCTGAAGACAGGAAGGAACAAGGGTTGATTTTGATTAATACGGTAAGATTCAATATGACGCTTACTATTTTAAAACAGTATATAAAAAGGTTTAAGATAAATAAAAAAGTGGAGCGGCAGATAATTAACCGATTGATAAATGATCTTGCAATCAAATATTCAGGTGAGGATACTATCTGTGTTAATATGAGCGGCGGAAATCAGCAAAAAGTAGTATTAGGAAAATGGCTTGCAACCAATCCAAGAATACTCATTTTAGATGAACCAACCAGAGGAATAGATGTGGCAACAAAGGCTGAGCTGTACCGTATGATTCAAAGTTTGGCTGATGAAGGAATCGCTATTCTGATGATATCGTCAGAACTGCCGGAAATTGTTAATTTATGCACTCGGGTTTTAGTCATGTATGAGGGCAGAATAACTGCGGATATAAAGGAAAAAGAGCAGATAAATCAAATTAATATTATGCATTATGCAGTTGGAGGTGTGAAATGA
- a CDS encoding ABC transporter permease, with product MYIFIGLIAICIIVTLLTDKFFTVSNGMNILRQVSTNALLAFGMTLVMISGGIDLSIGSIVAVSGTFAIGLSVSGLPVIISIFIGIVAGTALGLINGLVIAKTHMPAFIVTLAMMNIARGIAYIYTGGLPINFNDPLYSFIGNGYIGGFFPVPVFIMLVLMIFNGLLLSKSRFGRHIYAIGGNRNAAQFSGIKIFKAEVLAYVISGLLASVTGIMLSARMYSALPTVGQGFEMDAIAAVVLGGTSFTGGSGSIGGTMIGVLIIGVLNNGMNLLQIPFYYQLLLKGVVIVFAVYLDTMKKRKAGV from the coding sequence ATGTATATTTTTATTGGTTTGATTGCTATTTGTATTATTGTAACGCTTTTAACAGATAAGTTTTTTACAGTCAGTAATGGAATGAACATTTTAAGGCAGGTATCAACCAACGCATTGCTGGCTTTTGGTATGACGCTTGTAATGATTTCGGGAGGAATTGACTTATCTATTGGCTCAATAGTTGCAGTATCGGGTACATTTGCAATTGGTTTGAGTGTTTCAGGACTACCGGTTATTATTTCTATTTTTATAGGAATTGTCGCCGGTACAGCTCTTGGACTTATAAATGGTTTGGTAATCGCAAAAACTCATATGCCTGCTTTCATCGTGACCCTTGCAATGATGAATATTGCGCGTGGAATAGCGTATATCTATACAGGAGGTTTGCCGATAAACTTTAATGATCCTTTATATAGCTTTATAGGAAATGGTTATATTGGCGGCTTTTTTCCGGTTCCTGTTTTTATAATGCTGGTGCTGATGATATTTAATGGTTTGTTGCTTTCAAAAAGCAGATTTGGCAGACACATATATGCAATCGGCGGAAACCGTAATGCGGCTCAATTTTCTGGCATCAAGATTTTTAAAGCAGAGGTGCTCGCTTATGTTATAAGCGGATTGTTGGCTTCCGTAACGGGTATAATGCTTTCAGCCAGAATGTATTCAGCACTGCCAACAGTAGGTCAGGGGTTTGAAATGGACGCTATTGCCGCCGTTGTGCTGGGAGGCACTTCGTTTACCGGAGGCAGCGGCAGCATTGGCGGTACAATGATTGGTGTTTTGATAATTGGTGTTTTGAACAATGGAATGAATTTACTTCAAATCCCATTTTATTATCAGCTTTTGCTGAAAGGTGTAGTAATTGTATTTGCGGTTTATTTGGATACGATGAAAAAGCGAAAAGCTGGTGTATAA
- a CDS encoding immunoglobulin-like domain-containing protein, whose translation MENLLKRTVSFAVACVMVFCILPMAGVFAAEGEYEVGVLYDSDLGAVEVSTGQSNANLEAVTDWSVNSSTPTKAGSVYIDDNNLNVSSVFNTTLKSAKYNINGVNYTHYIQIRLDSAPAGSDLAEKAGSTALVIKANKSGTLTYAYRRQIANGEYNSGDGKDLKISKKNADGTYTPMTGKITVFSDDGSFGLCNQSIELTAGDEYIMWAVGTTGTLCGMNFSEKQIYNAKPGDMVTVKSTPNNNAWIGNISLDDSDISLNINSDYTECSFVMPEKNVDVSVDFINKSVQNETDGITFNMIKGVNTTENNITDDLDLISGFGFSIGYADVAWESSNPDVISISGDVNTDKDNHDVKMIAVCTFQDYPNLRITKDFNLKVPADTDDEGAVAVAKEALNIGDTSMVKSNIELPAKGRRGTTITWISSNPNVVSADGVVNRQKGTDSKVVLTATISRGEAKDTKEIEVFVPGYTAVEISRVAISNAEGRVVMSPMDGGYVSHIVYTDSISEADRTGEETLVVAVYDKSNDGALTACKLFNLKETTEKAGEETILYLNPEDVPVDSNSEIKVFAFESTNSVEPLMKSPYTYGQTVANNATIFVAGDSTACNYKTSGEKNDFPRTGWAQVLGNFFTDGVSVNNLALSGRSSLSFRSEANYKTIINGMKPGDYFIIQFGHNDEKSEADRHTDYKGDRFTDGSYKNSLYEYYVKPALEKGAYPLITTSISRNKLSDAGHEAYVNAAKDLAQELGLPYIDLYAKTNKYINDVGTEKSKDIFAFINNNDSRFLKGASLPESFKNSLGKSTIDQIGDFANSQYKSGGSDNTHIQYYGAQMISQWWCDEIETIGHPLTGKRSIHVMTIEDLLPFAGANK comes from the coding sequence ATGGAAAATTTATTAAAAAGGACTGTAAGTTTTGCAGTTGCTTGCGTTATGGTATTTTGTATATTACCAATGGCAGGAGTATTTGCGGCAGAGGGTGAATATGAGGTTGGTGTTCTTTATGATTCGGATTTAGGTGCGGTAGAAGTTTCAACCGGTCAGTCGAATGCAAATCTTGAGGCGGTTACCGATTGGTCTGTTAATTCGTCAACACCCACAAAGGCCGGTTCTGTGTATATTGATGACAATAATTTAAATGTGTCATCCGTGTTTAATACTACTTTGAAGTCTGCAAAGTATAATATAAACGGAGTAAATTATACACATTATATTCAGATTAGGCTTGACAGTGCTCCGGCCGGCAGCGATTTGGCTGAAAAAGCCGGTTCTACTGCATTAGTGATAAAGGCAAATAAAAGCGGTACGCTAACATATGCTTACAGACGTCAGATTGCAAATGGTGAATATAATTCAGGCGATGGTAAGGATCTTAAAATTTCTAAGAAAAATGCTGATGGAACTTATACTCCGATGACTGGTAAAATAACCGTGTTCAGTGATGACGGCAGTTTTGGATTGTGTAATCAATCTATAGAGCTCACAGCAGGTGATGAATATATTATGTGGGCGGTAGGTACAACCGGCACGCTATGTGGTATGAATTTTAGCGAGAAGCAAATATATAATGCAAAACCAGGTGATATGGTAACTGTTAAGTCAACTCCAAACAATAATGCATGGATTGGGAATATTTCACTTGATGATTCTGATATTTCACTAAATATAAATAGTGATTACACAGAGTGCAGTTTTGTAATGCCGGAGAAGAATGTTGATGTAAGCGTTGATTTTATAAATAAGTCAGTTCAGAATGAAACCGACGGAATCACTTTTAATATGATTAAAGGCGTTAATACAACTGAAAATAATATTACTGATGATTTGGATTTGATTTCAGGTTTTGGTTTTTCAATTGGATACGCAGATGTAGCGTGGGAGTCATCAAATCCCGATGTAATATCGATTAGTGGTGATGTTAATACTGATAAGGATAATCATGATGTCAAAATGATAGCTGTTTGTACATTTCAGGATTATCCAAACTTGAGGATTACTAAAGATTTTAATTTAAAAGTTCCTGCTGATACAGATGATGAGGGCGCAGTAGCTGTTGCGAAAGAAGCTCTCAATATAGGCGATACTAGTATGGTTAAGTCAAATATTGAATTACCTGCTAAAGGCAGACGCGGAACAACAATTACTTGGATAAGCAGCAATCCTAACGTCGTTTCAGCAGATGGTGTCGTAAATCGTCAAAAAGGAACTGACAGTAAAGTCGTATTGACAGCAACAATTTCAAGAGGAGAGGCAAAAGATACAAAGGAAATAGAAGTGTTTGTACCGGGTTATACTGCTGTAGAAATTAGCAGGGTTGCCATTTCAAATGCTGAGGGCCGAGTTGTTATGTCTCCTATGGACGGTGGATATGTAAGTCATATTGTATATACTGACAGTATTTCTGAAGCAGACAGAACCGGTGAAGAAACACTGGTTGTTGCGGTATATGATAAGAGTAATGATGGAGCGCTTACAGCATGTAAGTTGTTTAACTTAAAGGAAACGACTGAGAAAGCAGGCGAAGAGACAATACTCTATCTGAATCCGGAAGATGTGCCGGTCGACAGTAATTCGGAAATAAAAGTGTTTGCTTTTGAAAGCACAAATTCTGTTGAACCTTTAATGAAATCGCCTTATACATATGGTCAGACAGTTGCTAATAATGCTACTATATTTGTTGCCGGTGATTCTACAGCATGTAATTATAAAACATCCGGCGAAAAAAATGATTTTCCAAGAACCGGATGGGCTCAGGTTTTAGGTAACTTTTTCACAGATGGAGTTTCAGTAAACAATTTAGCGCTCAGCGGCAGAAGTTCTTTAAGTTTCAGAAGTGAAGCTAATTATAAAACAATAATTAATGGTATGAAGCCGGGTGATTATTTCATAATTCAGTTTGGTCATAATGATGAAAAGTCTGAGGCAGATAGACATACCGATTATAAAGGAGATAGATTTACCGATGGCTCATACAAAAATTCTCTATATGAATATTATGTAAAGCCTGCACTTGAAAAAGGCGCCTATCCGCTTATAACCACATCAATAAGCCGAAATAAACTAAGTGATGCAGGGCATGAGGCATATGTAAATGCTGCAAAAGATTTAGCTCAGGAACTGGGATTGCCATACATTGATTTATATGCCAAAACAAATAAATATATAAATGATGTTGGAACTGAGAAATCAAAAGATATATTTGCATTTATAAATAATAATGATTCTAGATTTTTAAAAGGAGCTTCACTTCCGGAATCATTTAAGAATTCACTGGGAAAGAGTACAATTGATCAGATTGGTGATTTTGCAAATTCACAGTATAAATCCGGAGGTTCAGATAACACACATATTCAATATTACGGTGCGCAGATGATATCACAATGGTGGTGTGACGAGATTGAAACGATAGGTCATCCGCTGACAGGCAAGCGTTCAATACACGTTATGACTATTGAGGACTTATTGCCGTTTGCAGGTGCTAATAAGTAA
- a CDS encoding site-specific integrase produces the protein MAEIFMCSSIAFYTGLKKGKIHALKWTDIDGKYLNVTRSISQKLRGEDRKTAPKNKSSIRTLQLPIPLIKILEEHKKRWSEYKGFNDNFRICGGTRPLRDTSLAKMNEQLAKSTGLKTIRIHNFRHSTPRC, from the coding sequence ATGGCTGAGATTTTTATGTGTTCTTCTATCGCATTTTATACCGGACTTAAAAAAGGCAAAATTCACGCTTTAAAATGGACTGATATTGACGGAAAATATCTGAACGTAACACGCAGCATATCGCAAAAACTAAGGGGCGAAGACAGAAAAACTGCTCCTAAGAATAAAAGCTCGATTCGCACACTTCAACTTCCTATACCATTAATTAAAATCTTAGAAGAGCATAAAAAACGCTGGTCTGAGTACAAAGGATTCAACGACAATTTCAGGATTTGCGGGGGAACACGTCCGCTCAGAGATACCAGCTTAGCAAAAATGAACGAACAGCTTGCCAAATCAACAGGACTAAAAACCATAAGGATTCATAATTTCCGGCATAGCACGCCTCGCTGTTAG
- a CDS encoding RCC1 domain-containing protein — protein sequence MLKKVTASILAAVMLCCGFVFVGLAEESYADQIAEYFSDDPMVIRSKYSDTAVGENVSMVECGNKVYCFGWNSTQIYDTAANTWTSAPVMLSLRSEYSAVENGGKIYLVGGIIGNEVTDKVDIFDTETGTWSVGQEIPFGFVDGEAVSIGDNIYCFGGYDDVNHSVKSRDTYIYDTVNQTWSYDGYLPNGGVYTGVAVGSKIYCTAKYSGDGNYTYVYDTSNNVWSERQIRPSYSYGSVSNQEGKLMKLGEFLIFINYGSDSGSKVRYAYMPDKDIWVVLPDTLPEMDLPARRTTIIGDRIYTIKDSMHDGVMQGRLEITYIYSNQKIYTNRNNVAVGQRHILVYKDGVLMSKGNNDYGQLGNGSTAESDDFVAVNTPWTEKGEAVMSLTASGNMSYVITDKYNLYGWGQNANSQLGNGSMENVLTPELLAENVVDVDAGEAHTIILKRDATVWVSGNNTYGQLGNNSTSTKRRFAKVYEGALAIAAGDYQSYIIDSERKLYSCGKNTSGQLGINSTESMKKIYTYVMDGVTKVTAGANHAVAVKENGTVYSWGSNSYGQLGLELTVENAIAPVQSNNLVGTESIKAGGNLTSFLNGGYLYQCGYMGWSKNYLPKKVMSVTGVKEFDADELCIGMDSDNNLWQWGISTYDQKYMETNTALEPVRIGGLKNIEKVDANQDQVLAVNSDRNLFVWGRGWFGTGKSGEEVYGYPKKSDKYSSADEIARGKNHNVIISAEVVEGWGSNSNNQLGKFLPKNVIENSRVIELSGYTEEGDNYNASDYLENEPLKIAAGNDFTLVVRRHCIGFEGYNAIFEKQLVGIGRNYLGQLGTGESSVSESEPVVILQKDIETVSAGDSFAVATTEDGEYERDTYVWGANEYGQLGLGHTDTVYTPTRLENPQDEEDWGVFKQVSAGPDFCVGVTEAGNVYTWGRNSAGQLGLGHKQNMLKPTRIRGLTNVREVVAGYNHALAIKKDGTLWTWGYQNDGQLGRALGNNRVPGQVLGIPAIKKAAAGRGYTVAVDVDGNVYTFGTNERSSLGLYRNVPENIYGGIGEEPKIKPLMTAKSVENTEEGENK from the coding sequence ATGTTAAAAAAAGTGACAGCGTCGATTCTTGCAGCAGTTATGCTGTGCTGTGGTTTTGTATTTGTTGGATTGGCGGAAGAAAGTTATGCAGATCAGATTGCAGAATATTTCTCAGATGACCCAATGGTAATTAGGAGTAAATATTCTGATACAGCAGTGGGAGAAAATGTGAGCATGGTGGAGTGCGGAAACAAGGTATATTGTTTTGGATGGAATTCTACTCAAATATATGATACTGCAGCAAATACCTGGACAAGCGCGCCGGTTATGCTTTCATTGAGATCAGAATATTCAGCAGTTGAAAATGGAGGAAAGATATATTTAGTCGGCGGTATTATTGGAAACGAAGTAACTGATAAAGTAGATATATTTGACACAGAGACCGGTACTTGGTCTGTGGGACAAGAGATTCCGTTTGGATTTGTTGATGGTGAAGCGGTGTCTATAGGTGATAATATATATTGTTTTGGTGGATATGATGATGTTAATCATAGTGTAAAATCAAGAGATACATATATATATGATACAGTAAATCAAACCTGGTCTTATGATGGTTATCTTCCTAATGGAGGAGTGTATACGGGAGTTGCTGTGGGAAGCAAAATATACTGCACTGCAAAATACAGTGGAGATGGCAATTATACATACGTATATGATACAAGTAATAATGTATGGTCAGAGCGGCAGATACGCCCAAGCTATAGTTACGGTTCTGTTTCGAATCAAGAAGGTAAACTGATGAAACTGGGCGAATTTTTAATCTTTATTAATTATGGCTCAGACAGCGGCAGCAAGGTGAGATACGCATATATGCCGGATAAAGATATATGGGTGGTGCTGCCGGATACATTGCCGGAAATGGATTTGCCGGCAAGAAGAACAACGATAATAGGAGACAGGATATATACAATAAAAGATAGTATGCATGATGGGGTAATGCAGGGAAGACTGGAAATAACATACATATACAGTAATCAAAAAATATATACAAACAGAAATAACGTAGCAGTGGGACAAAGACATATACTTGTGTATAAAGACGGGGTATTGATGTCTAAGGGCAACAATGATTATGGTCAGTTAGGAAACGGAAGCACTGCGGAGTCTGATGATTTTGTGGCAGTCAATACGCCGTGGACAGAAAAGGGCGAGGCGGTAATGAGCTTAACCGCATCGGGAAATATGAGTTACGTAATAACGGACAAATATAATCTTTATGGCTGGGGACAGAATGCAAACAGCCAGCTAGGAAACGGAAGTATGGAAAATGTTCTGACGCCTGAATTGTTGGCAGAAAACGTGGTTGATGTTGACGCAGGTGAAGCGCATACAATTATCTTAAAGAGAGACGCAACAGTTTGGGTGAGCGGAAATAATACTTATGGCCAGCTCGGCAACAATTCAACAAGTACGAAGAGACGTTTTGCAAAAGTGTATGAAGGAGCGTTAGCCATAGCCGCAGGAGATTATCAGAGTTATATAATAGACAGTGAGAGAAAATTGTATTCGTGCGGAAAGAACACATCAGGACAACTGGGAATCAATTCAACAGAAAGTATGAAAAAAATATACACATATGTTATGGACGGAGTGACAAAAGTAACGGCAGGTGCAAATCATGCTGTTGCAGTAAAAGAAAACGGAACTGTATATAGCTGGGGAAGTAACAGTTATGGACAGCTGGGACTTGAATTGACAGTTGAAAATGCCATAGCGCCTGTACAGTCAAATAATTTAGTCGGCACAGAAAGTATAAAGGCAGGAGGTAATCTGACAAGCTTCCTTAACGGCGGATATTTGTATCAGTGCGGTTATATGGGATGGAGTAAAAATTATCTTCCTAAAAAAGTTATGTCAGTCACCGGTGTAAAAGAGTTTGATGCTGATGAATTATGTATTGGTATGGACAGTGACAATAATTTATGGCAGTGGGGAATTTCAACATATGACCAGAAATATATGGAAACAAATACTGCACTGGAGCCTGTTAGAATCGGAGGACTAAAAAATATTGAAAAAGTAGATGCGAATCAGGATCAGGTATTGGCGGTTAATAGTGACAGAAATTTGTTTGTGTGGGGAAGAGGCTGGTTTGGAACAGGCAAGAGCGGAGAGGAAGTATACGGATATCCGAAAAAGAGTGATAAATATAGCAGTGCTGACGAGATAGCAAGAGGTAAAAATCATAATGTTATCATTTCAGCGGAAGTTGTTGAAGGATGGGGGAGTAATTCTAACAACCAACTTGGAAAGTTCTTGCCGAAGAACGTAATAGAAAACAGCAGAGTTATAGAATTAAGCGGTTATACAGAAGAGGGAGATAATTATAACGCGTCAGATTATCTTGAGAACGAACCGCTCAAAATAGCGGCAGGAAATGACTTTACTTTAGTAGTTAGAAGACATTGTATTGGATTTGAAGGATATAATGCTATATTTGAAAAGCAGCTTGTAGGAATAGGCAGAAATTACTTGGGTCAGCTTGGAACAGGAGAAAGCAGTGTTAGTGAAAGTGAACCGGTTGTAATTTTGCAGAAAGATATAGAGACTGTTTCAGCAGGAGATAGTTTTGCGGTAGCAACAACTGAGGATGGGGAATATGAAAGAGATACTTATGTATGGGGAGCAAATGAATATGGACAGTTGGGACTTGGCCATACAGACACAGTATATACGCCGACCAGATTAGAAAATCCGCAGGATGAGGAAGACTGGGGAGTATTTAAGCAAGTATCGGCAGGCCCGGATTTTTGTGTTGGAGTAACAGAGGCCGGAAATGTGTATACCTGGGGAAGAAACAGTGCAGGACAGCTGGGGCTTGGACATAAACAAAATATGTTAAAACCGACAAGAATCCGCGGACTTACAAATGTAAGAGAAGTAGTAGCAGGATATAACCACGCACTGGCAATAAAAAAAGACGGAACGTTATGGACCTGGGGATACCAAAATGACGGACAACTTGGCAGAGCGCTGGGAAATAACCGTGTTCCGGGACAAGTTTTGGGAATCCCGGCAATAAAAAAAGCAGCAGCAGGACGAGGATATACTGTAGCGGTAGATGTGGATGGAAACGTATACACATTTGGCACAAATGAACGTTCATCTTTGGGACTATACCGAAACGTGCCTGAGAATATATATGGAGGAATCGGAGAGGAGCCAAAAATTAAACCGCTTATGACCGCCAAAAGCGTAGAAAATACAGAGGAGGGAGAAAACAAATGA